In Dermacentor silvarum isolate Dsil-2018 chromosome 2, BIME_Dsil_1.4, whole genome shotgun sequence, the following proteins share a genomic window:
- the LOC119441799 gene encoding sulfotransferase ssu-1, translating into MVSSSNPTEEQTGKKDLEEASKVGPPHKNAYRHFEGLHVSNLFTDRNMRSALSYKPLDGDVFVVSYPKCGTTWMQHIVYCIFHDGVPPANLTEFMNMTPFLELLGAEGAQAMPRPNAIKTHLPFTKQPYFAKAKYVYITRNPYDCCVSFYYHTKNKPMYQFEDGTFDQFFDMFVEGKVDFGDYFDHLLSWYEHRGDSNVLFVTYEDLKKDTRGWVLKVADFLGKEYGDKLRQSPDIFEKIMTAISVDSMKKINAEMNNWGKDLTSVPLETLPEGMKSLVEAMGSLLDKPIKGDFVRKGIVGDWKNHFSPEQVARMKERIALKTAGSDVMDLWKDAGLP; encoded by the exons ATGGTGTCATCGAGCAACCCGACAGAAGAGCAAACGGGCAAGAAAGACCTCGAAGAG GCGTCCAAGGTCGGACCTCCGCACAAGAACGCCTACAGACATTTCGAAGGTCTGCATGTCAGCAATCTGTTCACGGATCGAAACATGCGCTCTGCCCTGTCCTACAAACCGCTTGATGGGGATGTCTTTGTCGTGAGCTACCCAAAGTGTGGCACAACATGGATGCAACATATCGTGTACTGCATATTCCACGACGGCGTGCCCCCTGCGAACCTCACGGAATTCATGAACATGACTCCGTTTTTGGAGCTTCTAGGAGCCGAGGGCGCGCAGGCTATGCCACGACCAAATGCCATCAAAACTCACCTACCGTTCACCAAGCAGCCTTATTTTGCAAAGGCCAAGTACGTCTACATCACCCGGAACCCGTACGACTGCTGCGTGTCCTTCTACTACCACACGAAGAACAAGCCGATGTACCAGTTCGAGGACGGCACGTTCGACCAGTTCTTCGACATGTTCGTCGAAGGAAAAGTGGACTTCGGTGACTACTTCGACCACCTCTTGTCTTGGTACGAACATCGCGGGGACAGCAACGTCCTCTTCGTCACTTACGAAGACCTTAAGAAGGACACGCGTGGCTGGGTGCTCAAAGTCGCGGACTTCCTGGGTAAGGAGTACGGAGACAAATTGAGACAGAGCCCGGATATCTTCGAGAAGATTATGACTGCGATTAGCGTCGACTCCATGAAGAAGATTAACGCCGAGATGAACAACTGGGGCAAGGATTTGACCAGTGTTCCCCTGGAGACGCTGCCTGAAGGGATGAAGTCTTTGGTGGAAGCCATGGGGTCTCTGCTAGACAAGCCAATCAAGGGAGACTTCGTGAGGAAAGGCATTGTGGGGGACTGGAAGAACCACTTTTCGCCGGAGCAGGTCGccaggatgaaagagcgaatagCACTCAAGACAGCCGGCAGTGATGTCATGGACCTGTGGAAAGACGCGGGCTTGCCCTAA
- the LOC119441800 gene encoding sulfotransferase 1C2, protein MASAPNPHEEKSGKEMATAQACKPGSQNFYRDVDGVYLNIGYPEQNVRSALSYKPLDGDLFVASYPKCGTTWMQHIVYSILRDGAAPANIMEFMSSSPFLEFMGADGARAMPRPGAIKTHLPFNKVPYSTQAKYIYVTRNPYDCCVSAYYHVKNFHSMIFDGTFDEYFDMFVQGKVDYGSYFAHLLSWYEHRGDGNVLFLTYEDLKKDTRGCVLKIADFVDKQQYGDRLRQHPEVLDKVLDTISIESMRKLYSQLGEWAKQMASMPLEALPEAMRSAIETVKQMLSTPIKGDFVRKGIVGDWKNHFSSEQVARMKELIAARTAGSDVMDIWKDTDLPR, encoded by the exons ATGGCATCTGCACCAAACCCACATGAGGAGAAAAGCGGCAAGGAAATGGCCACTGCACAG GCATGCAAGCCCGGCTCTCAGAACTTTTACCGAGATGTGGATGGAGTGTACCTCAACATCGGGTATCCAGAGCAGAATGTGCGCTCCGCGTTATCCTACAAACCGCTAGACGGTGACCTCTTCGTGGCGAGTTACCCGAAATGCGGCACTACTTGGATGCAGCACATTGTGTACAGCATACTCCGCGACGGCGCGGCTCCGGCGAACATCATGGAATTCATGAGCAGCAGTCCATTCTTGGAATTTATGGGAGCTGATGGAGCGCGCGCTATGCCTCGGCCCGGGGCCATCAAGACCCACTTGCCGTTCAACAAGGTCCCTTACTCGACTCAGGCCAAGTACATCTACGTAACCCGTAACCCTTACGACTGCTGCGTGTCGGCCTATTACCACGTGAAGAACTTCCATTCGATGATTTTCGACGGCACATTCGACGAGTACTTTGACATGTTCGTCCAAGGAAAAGTAGACTACGGCAGCTACTTCGCCCACCTTTTGTCCTGGTATGAGCACCGCGGCGACGGCAACGTGCTCTTCCTGACGTACGAAGACCTCAAGAAGGACACTCGTGGCTGCGTGCTGAAGATCGCCGACTTCGTCGACAAGCAACAGTACGGCGACAGGTTGAGGCAGCACCCGGAAGTTTTGGACAAGGTTCTCGACACGATTAGCATCGAGTCCATGAGAAAACTCTACTCCCAGTTGGGAGAATGGGCCAAACAAATGGCCAGCATGCCCTTGGAAGCACTACCCGAAGCGATGAGGTCGGCAATCGAAACTGTGAAACAAATGCTCTCAACGCCTATCAAAGGAGATTTCGTGAGGAAAGGCATTGTGGGAGACTGGAAAAACCACTTTTCGTCGGAGCAGGTCGCGAGAATGAAAGAGCTGATTGCTGCAAGGACCGCCGGTAGTGACGTCATGGATATCTGGAAGGACACGGACCTACCCCGATGA